A genomic region of Manihot esculenta cultivar AM560-2 chromosome 15, M.esculenta_v8, whole genome shotgun sequence contains the following coding sequences:
- the LOC110601022 gene encoding uncharacterized protein LOC110601022: SPILHSVQRYFPFSVKAKNKKCYSLSGRLCIFYALLKAGLAGSIANPLVSGVDGAGAESGDLGFSKWLENKQGKPADKEAADKRKLVSKWHPTTKGTLKRNYRVPSKSEGRRLLKAIASLLSDDDHFTDATSHKGCQIRRETAHGESVCCNNVRVLFDELPTPHLVVEITAFPAGPLTENDYVKAEKLERALRSGPSV, from the exons TCACCAATACTTCACTCAGTTCAGAGATATTTCCCATTCTCAGTGAAAGCCAAGAACAAGAAATGCTACTCTCTCT CAGGCAGGCTTTGCATCTTCTACGCACTGTTGAAGGCTGGTTTAGCTGGATCAATAGCTAACCCACTTGTCTCTG GTGTGGACGGTGCAGGTGCTGAATCAGGTGATTTGGGATTCTCTAAGTGGCTTGAGAACAAACAAGGGAAACCAG caGACAAGGAAGCAGCTGACAAAAGGAAATTGGTGAGCAAATGGCATCCTACAACGAAGGGAACACTTAAAAGGAACTACAGGGTGCCTTCCAAATCTGAAGGAAGACGCCTTCTTAAAGCAATTGCATCATTACTATCTGATGATGATCATTTTACTGATGCCACTTCCCACAAG GGTTGTCAAATTAGGAGAGAGACTGCTCATGGCGAAAGTGTGTGCTGCAACAATGTGAGGGTTTTGTTTGATGAACTCCCAACCCCACATCTGGTGGTGGAAATCACAGCTTTTCCGGCAGGTCCTCTCACAGAAAATGACTATGTCAAGGCTGAGAAATTAGAGAGAGCGCTTAGATCTGGCCCTTCTGTCTGA
- the LOC110600818 gene encoding uncharacterized protein LOC110600818 — protein sequence MASPNPNLHLGLSLLSLFLFLSLSKPTVSAQDPISVYEILPKYGLPSGLLPDSVTNYTLSDDGRFVVLLEKPCYIQFEYLVYYDKQIIGKLSYGSITDLKGIEVQRFFLWFDVDEIKVDLPPSDSIYFQVGIINKKLDVDQFKTVHSCGNKVSGSCGGFWNRIIELPTPMDDIQMLITE from the exons ATGGCTTCTCCAAATCCAAATCTCCATCTGggtctctctcttctctctctatttctctTCCTTTCTCTCTCTAAGCCTACTGTTTCTGCACAGGACCCAATTTCAGTCTATGAAATCTTGCCCAAGTATGGCCTCCCAAGCGGGCTGCTGCCGGATTCAGTAACGAACTACACGCTTTCAGATGACGGCCGCTTCGTTGTTCTGCTGGAGAAGCCGTGTTATATTCAATTCGAGTACTTGGTCTATTACGATAAGCAAATTATTGGCAAGTTGAGTTATGGGTCAATTACGGATTTGAAAGGGATTGAGGTTCAAAGATTCTTTTTATGGTTTGATGTTGATGAAATCAAGGTTGATTTGCCTCCCTCCGATTCTATTTACTTCCAGGTGGGCATAATCAATAAGAAACTTGATGTCGATCAGTTTAAGACTGTTCACTCTTGCGGCAATAAGGTCTCTGGGTCTTGTGGCGGTTTCTGGAATCGAATTATAGAG CTTCCAACTCCCATGGATGATATTCAGATGCTAATTACCGAGTAG
- the LOC110601021 gene encoding branchpoint-bridging protein isoform X2, with translation MSAEVDQTSAVEHHKNKMSAINTSSGASTTGPKVSIFAAKSGFVIPKNKLSGSLVPIFRGGKKSGGNDAANEDSKNQELRKTKWGPDPYQDAAVRRGRALAYQTRVDQITQKLELGILEPVETQDLQADQSADLKLSSPPIDIKELKLERREIIGEILKLNPSYKAPPDYEPLLKEASVPIPVKDHPGCNFVGLLFGSGGETHKRLEKETGAKIRVFGTKANAGKKVEISPSDMNETHLAYEELYVHVSAETFEKVDEAVALIELLITSVSGSLVAGNNVNVPNQSQEVSAPFRVPNGDQGVTQLAFGPAQTPQRGQFQYQGPWLPSVSAQAQVHPPGFIPLRNSSVPIDNNLLHVQSPLTPTSMPSLFGPRPIPSPGFNSNFLNGSPVPSRPQLPIQVPSHPYAPRNLPMPAPQPSSVQSNVLASLSFTGNQAPPAMPSPVAGPLVPSLPQPVSSVPPGPQSDRSLTSVGSSSGWPLASGGVPAPLVPGNMGQMVPPMGSLQGPRPVVPQSGFLSSALPSTMPAANIVPPVSFPSAPSSINVLMNQVSGASSLVSVLPPQPTLQSGTAGSFPGNVSNPTLTRPAIAGPAMQHSGPGDFTFQPCHPQNLAPHLRPSNQPMTQDPPLARPMMQPSPPAPSFRLAVPNSIPPPGMPVFPRSQVSNQMGQTQAHMSAIPFVGNSAGPVPPRVPAFSNASPIIPPARNFSQAARLPDLPGPFPPRPGNPLQVQHNYPGPITPRGNFMGPNQQSNRNLSFAPSPGGQQIYDPFSPTSVPIKPQQPGGNLLNGRKQETDPEYEDLMASVGVK, from the exons ATGAGTGCTGAGGTTGACCAGACATCTGCAGTTGAACACCACAAGAATAAGATGTCTGCAATAAATACTTCGTCGGGTGCATCAACCACTGGTCCAAAGGTCTCTATATTTGCTGCAAAGTCTGGATTTGTCATACCAAAAAACAAACTATCAGGTTCATTGGTTCCAATCTTCAGAGGAGGTAAGAAGTCAGGAGGCAATGATGCAGCCAATGAAGACAGTAAGAACCAGGAGCTGAGGAAAACGAAATGGGGTCCAGATCCATATCAGGATGCTGCAGTTAGAAGGGGAAGAGCCTTAGCATATCAG ACTCGAGTGGATCAAATCACACAAAAGCTGGAGTTGGGAATTCTGGAACCTGTTGAAACTCAAGACCTACAAGCTGATCAGAGTGCAGATCTCAAGTTGTCCAGTCCACCAATTGACATCAAG GAGTTGAAACTTGAAAGGCGGGAGATTATAG GTGAAATACTCAAACTGAATCCAAGCTACAAGGCACCACCTGATTATGAACCTTTGCTGAAAGAGGCCTCAGTTCCAATTCCT GTCAAAGATCACCCTGGGTGCAATTTTGTTGGTCTATTATTTGGGTCAGGAGGAGAGACTCACAAGCGACTAGAAAAG GAAACTGGAGCTAAAATACGAGTATTTGGTACCAAAGCAAATGCAGGAAAGAAG GTCGAAATTTCTCCATCTGATATGAATGAGACCCACTTGGCTTATGAGGAGTTGTATGTTCATGTATCAGCCGAAACATTTGAGAAAGTTGATGAAGCAGTTGCCCTAATTGAATTGCTAATAACCTCAGTATCA GGAAGTCTAGTGGCCGGGAATAATGTGAATGTTCCAAATCAAAGTCAGGAGGTATCTGCTCCTTTTAGAGTCCCAAATGGTGACCAGGGAGTGACACAATTAGCATTTGGACCTGCACAAACTCCTCAACGAGGTCAGTTTCAATACCAAGGACCATGGTTACCATCAGTCTCAGCTCAAGCTCAAGTGCACCCTCCTGGCTTCATTCCCCTTCGTAATTCTTCTGTACCAATTGATAACAACCTTCTGCATGTACAATCACCTTTGACTCCTACAAGCATGCCCTCACTGTTTGGGCCTCGACCAATTCCTTCACCTGGGTTCAATTCAAATTTTCTAAATGGGTCTCCTGTTCCTTCCAGGCCACAGCTGCCGATTCAAGTTCCATCACATCCATATGCACCAAGAAACCTTCCCATGCCAGCTCCTCAGCCTTCATCTGTTCAATCTAATGTCTTGGCTTCACTTTCATTCACTGGTAACCAAGCCCCACCTGCCATGCCATCTCCAGTTGCTGGACCATTAGTGCCATCATTGCCTCAGCCTGTGTCAAGTGTTCCACCAGGACCACAATCTGACAGATCATTGACATCTGTGGGGAGCTCGTCTGGATGGCCTCTGGCTTCCGGTGGTGTTCCAGCACCTTTAGTTCCAGGTAACATGGGACAAATGGTTCCTCCCATGGGTTCTTTGCAGGGGCCTCGGCCAGTAGTTCCACAATCAGGTTTTTTGTCTTCTGCACTGCCTTCAACAATGCCTGCAGCTAATATAGTTCCTCCTGTATCATTTCCATCTGCTCCTTCCTCAATCAATGTTCTGATGAATCAAGTAAGTGGAGCCTCAAGTTTAGTTTCGGTTCTGCCCCCTCAA CCAACTCTGCAGTCTGGAACTGCGGGATCCTTTCCCGGAAATGTGTCAAATCCTACTCTCACACGACCAGCAATAGCTGGTCCTGCGATGCAGCATTCAGGTCCTGGTGATTTCACTTTTCAACCTTGTCATCCGCAGAATCTGGCACCTCATCTGAGGCCAAGCAATCAACCTATGACTCAGGATCCTCCACTTGCTAGACCAATGATGCAACCATCACCTCCAGCACCATCTTTCAGGTTGGCTGTGCCAAATTCAATTCCTCCACCTGGTATGCCTGTATTTCCAAGGTCACAGGTAAGCAATCAAATGGGTCAAACTCAGGCTCACATGTCCGCTATTCCTTTTGTTGGCAATTCTGCTGGCCCAGTTCCACCCAGAGTTCCAGCATTTTCAAATGCAAGTCCAATTATACCTCCAGCTCGAAACTTCAGTCAGGCTGCCCGACTGCCTGATTTGCCAGGCCCCTTTCCTCCTAGACCAGGGAATCCCCTACAAGTTCAGCATAATTATCCAGGTCCTATAACCCCGCGTGGCAATTTCATGGGACCAAATCAACAATCCAACAGAAATCTGTCTTTTGCACCTAGTCCTGGAGGGCAACAAATTTATGATCCATTTTCACCAACCTCTGTTCCTATAAAGCCTCAACAGCCAGGAGGTAATCTGTTAAATGGAAGAAAGCAGGAGACTGACCCTGAATATGAAGATTTGATGGCCTCTGTCGGAGTAAAGTAA
- the LOC110600857 gene encoding non-specific lipid transfer protein GPI-anchored 6 isoform X2, translating into MGSKALLLATGFMMVLGVAISDTEQDKTECANQLVGLATCLPYVGGTAKTPALDCCTGLKQVLEKSTKCLCLLIKDRDDPSLGIKINATLAATLPSACKAPANVTQCIDILHLAPNSTDAKVFAGFANIAKGSNSSSTGASEEKSDGGMGKRSKWVGVEMMICGYLLWALTAFGI; encoded by the exons ATGGGCTCAAAAGCTTTGCTTCTGGCAACTGGGTTTATGATGGTACTTGGAGTTGCAATCTCAGACACAGAGCAAGATAAAACAGAATGTGCAAACCAACTTGTGGGTCTAGCCACGTGTCTTCCTTACGTCGGAGGAACTGCTAAAACTCCAGCCTTGGATTGCTGTACTGGGCTTAAGCAAGTGCTAGAGAAGAGCACCAAATGCCTTTGTCTTCTAATCAAAGATCGTGATGATCCAAGTCTTGGTATAAAAATCAATGCTACTCTTGCTGCTACTCTCCCCAGTGCCTGCAAAGCCCCTGCTAATGTCACACAGTGCATCG ATATACTACACTTGGCTCCCAATTCGACAGATGCTAAGGTATTTGCAGGATTTGCCAATATCGCCAAAGGGAGTAACAGTTCAAGCACTGGAGCAAGTG AGGAGAAGAGTGACGGAGGAATGGGAAAGAGATCTAAATGGGTTGGAGTTGAGATGATGATTTGTGGGTATTTGCTATGGGCCTTGACAGCTTTTGGCATCTGA
- the LOC110600857 gene encoding non-specific lipid transfer protein GPI-anchored 6 isoform X1: MGSKALLLATGFMMVLGVAISDTEQDKTECANQLVGLATCLPYVGGTAKTPALDCCTGLKQVLEKSTKCLCLLIKDRDDPSLGIKINATLAATLPSACKAPANVTQCIDILHLAPNSTDAKVFAGFANIAKGSNSSSTGASGNSTKSGSTAEEKSDGGMGKRSKWVGVEMMICGYLLWALTAFGI; the protein is encoded by the exons ATGGGCTCAAAAGCTTTGCTTCTGGCAACTGGGTTTATGATGGTACTTGGAGTTGCAATCTCAGACACAGAGCAAGATAAAACAGAATGTGCAAACCAACTTGTGGGTCTAGCCACGTGTCTTCCTTACGTCGGAGGAACTGCTAAAACTCCAGCCTTGGATTGCTGTACTGGGCTTAAGCAAGTGCTAGAGAAGAGCACCAAATGCCTTTGTCTTCTAATCAAAGATCGTGATGATCCAAGTCTTGGTATAAAAATCAATGCTACTCTTGCTGCTACTCTCCCCAGTGCCTGCAAAGCCCCTGCTAATGTCACACAGTGCATCG ATATACTACACTTGGCTCCCAATTCGACAGATGCTAAGGTATTTGCAGGATTTGCCAATATCGCCAAAGGGAGTAACAGTTCAAGCACTGGAGCAAGTG GGAACTCTACTAAAAGTGGATCAACTGCAGAGGAGAAGAGTGACGGAGGAATGGGAAAGAGATCTAAATGGGTTGGAGTTGAGATGATGATTTGTGGGTATTTGCTATGGGCCTTGACAGCTTTTGGCATCTGA
- the LOC110601021 gene encoding leucine-rich repeat extensin-like protein 5 isoform X1, whose amino-acid sequence MSAEVDQTSAVEHHKNKMSAINTSSGASTTGPKVSIFAAKSGFVIPKNKLSGSLVPIFRGGKKSGGNDAANEDSKNQELRKTKWGPDPYQDAAVRRGRALAYQTRVDQITQKLELGILEPVETQDLQADQSADLKLSSPPIDIKELKLERREIIGEILKLNPSYKAPPDYEPLLKEASVPIPVKDHPGCNFVGLLFGSGGETHKRLEKETGAKIRVFGTKANAGKKVEISPSDMNETHLAYEELYVHVSAETFEKVDEAVALIELLITSVSGSLVAGNNVNVPNQSQEVSAPFRVPNGDQGVTQLAFGPAQTPQRGQFQYQGPWLPSVSAQAQVHPPGFIPLRNSSVPIDNNLLHVQSPLTPTSMPSLFGPRPIPSPGFNSNFLNGSPVPSRPQLPIQVPSHPYAPRNLPMPAPQPSSVQSNVLASLSFTGNQAPPAMPSPVAGPLVPSLPQPVSSVPPGPQSDRSLTSVGSSSGWPLASGGVPAPLVPGNMGQMVPPMGSLQGPRPVVPQSGFLSSALPSTMPAANIVPPVSFPSAPSSINVLMNQVSGASSLVSVLPPQVSSSSTPLSHALINPVSGSTPISLPMTSASQPTLQSGTAGSFPGNVSNPTLTRPAIAGPAMQHSGPGDFTFQPCHPQNLAPHLRPSNQPMTQDPPLARPMMQPSPPAPSFRLAVPNSIPPPGMPVFPRSQVSNQMGQTQAHMSAIPFVGNSAGPVPPRVPAFSNASPIIPPARNFSQAARLPDLPGPFPPRPGNPLQVQHNYPGPITPRGNFMGPNQQSNRNLSFAPSPGGQQIYDPFSPTSVPIKPQQPGGNLLNGRKQETDPEYEDLMASVGVK is encoded by the exons ATGAGTGCTGAGGTTGACCAGACATCTGCAGTTGAACACCACAAGAATAAGATGTCTGCAATAAATACTTCGTCGGGTGCATCAACCACTGGTCCAAAGGTCTCTATATTTGCTGCAAAGTCTGGATTTGTCATACCAAAAAACAAACTATCAGGTTCATTGGTTCCAATCTTCAGAGGAGGTAAGAAGTCAGGAGGCAATGATGCAGCCAATGAAGACAGTAAGAACCAGGAGCTGAGGAAAACGAAATGGGGTCCAGATCCATATCAGGATGCTGCAGTTAGAAGGGGAAGAGCCTTAGCATATCAG ACTCGAGTGGATCAAATCACACAAAAGCTGGAGTTGGGAATTCTGGAACCTGTTGAAACTCAAGACCTACAAGCTGATCAGAGTGCAGATCTCAAGTTGTCCAGTCCACCAATTGACATCAAG GAGTTGAAACTTGAAAGGCGGGAGATTATAG GTGAAATACTCAAACTGAATCCAAGCTACAAGGCACCACCTGATTATGAACCTTTGCTGAAAGAGGCCTCAGTTCCAATTCCT GTCAAAGATCACCCTGGGTGCAATTTTGTTGGTCTATTATTTGGGTCAGGAGGAGAGACTCACAAGCGACTAGAAAAG GAAACTGGAGCTAAAATACGAGTATTTGGTACCAAAGCAAATGCAGGAAAGAAG GTCGAAATTTCTCCATCTGATATGAATGAGACCCACTTGGCTTATGAGGAGTTGTATGTTCATGTATCAGCCGAAACATTTGAGAAAGTTGATGAAGCAGTTGCCCTAATTGAATTGCTAATAACCTCAGTATCA GGAAGTCTAGTGGCCGGGAATAATGTGAATGTTCCAAATCAAAGTCAGGAGGTATCTGCTCCTTTTAGAGTCCCAAATGGTGACCAGGGAGTGACACAATTAGCATTTGGACCTGCACAAACTCCTCAACGAGGTCAGTTTCAATACCAAGGACCATGGTTACCATCAGTCTCAGCTCAAGCTCAAGTGCACCCTCCTGGCTTCATTCCCCTTCGTAATTCTTCTGTACCAATTGATAACAACCTTCTGCATGTACAATCACCTTTGACTCCTACAAGCATGCCCTCACTGTTTGGGCCTCGACCAATTCCTTCACCTGGGTTCAATTCAAATTTTCTAAATGGGTCTCCTGTTCCTTCCAGGCCACAGCTGCCGATTCAAGTTCCATCACATCCATATGCACCAAGAAACCTTCCCATGCCAGCTCCTCAGCCTTCATCTGTTCAATCTAATGTCTTGGCTTCACTTTCATTCACTGGTAACCAAGCCCCACCTGCCATGCCATCTCCAGTTGCTGGACCATTAGTGCCATCATTGCCTCAGCCTGTGTCAAGTGTTCCACCAGGACCACAATCTGACAGATCATTGACATCTGTGGGGAGCTCGTCTGGATGGCCTCTGGCTTCCGGTGGTGTTCCAGCACCTTTAGTTCCAGGTAACATGGGACAAATGGTTCCTCCCATGGGTTCTTTGCAGGGGCCTCGGCCAGTAGTTCCACAATCAGGTTTTTTGTCTTCTGCACTGCCTTCAACAATGCCTGCAGCTAATATAGTTCCTCCTGTATCATTTCCATCTGCTCCTTCCTCAATCAATGTTCTGATGAATCAAGTAAGTGGAGCCTCAAGTTTAGTTTCGGTTCTGCCCCCTCAAGTGAGTTCTTCCTCTACACCTCTATCTCATGCATTAATAAACCCTGTGTCGGGAAGCACGCCAATTTCTTTGCCAATGACATCTGCATCACAGCCAACTCTGCAGTCTGGAACTGCGGGATCCTTTCCCGGAAATGTGTCAAATCCTACTCTCACACGACCAGCAATAGCTGGTCCTGCGATGCAGCATTCAGGTCCTGGTGATTTCACTTTTCAACCTTGTCATCCGCAGAATCTGGCACCTCATCTGAGGCCAAGCAATCAACCTATGACTCAGGATCCTCCACTTGCTAGACCAATGATGCAACCATCACCTCCAGCACCATCTTTCAGGTTGGCTGTGCCAAATTCAATTCCTCCACCTGGTATGCCTGTATTTCCAAGGTCACAGGTAAGCAATCAAATGGGTCAAACTCAGGCTCACATGTCCGCTATTCCTTTTGTTGGCAATTCTGCTGGCCCAGTTCCACCCAGAGTTCCAGCATTTTCAAATGCAAGTCCAATTATACCTCCAGCTCGAAACTTCAGTCAGGCTGCCCGACTGCCTGATTTGCCAGGCCCCTTTCCTCCTAGACCAGGGAATCCCCTACAAGTTCAGCATAATTATCCAGGTCCTATAACCCCGCGTGGCAATTTCATGGGACCAAATCAACAATCCAACAGAAATCTGTCTTTTGCACCTAGTCCTGGAGGGCAACAAATTTATGATCCATTTTCACCAACCTCTGTTCCTATAAAGCCTCAACAGCCAGGAGGTAATCTGTTAAATGGAAGAAAGCAGGAGACTGACCCTGAATATGAAGATTTGATGGCCTCTGTCGGAGTAAAGTAA